From Paenibacillus sp. V4I7, one genomic window encodes:
- a CDS encoding pirin family protein gives MNIQILGPEYQAKEEFDNGKITAQKPLGFPGQGAVTVRLGPLFYWAWGKAEAEGGIGFHPHSGFEIMTYGIAGQGLHRDTTGSESILGPGDLQLMQTGSGVQHAESVEAGFQGFQIWLEPYLNEAVKRAPNYSLFKHEQFPQTHQDGVNVKTILGEGSPVLQLVAVARMFDVEIQPGASYVHKLLPNQTLAGLSFKGAGGSILVPGQDPVTFQNKDFAIVQCEKEGEISIRAEGEKLRIFLIEVPTEVEYPLYDKRK, from the coding sequence ATGAACATTCAAATTTTAGGCCCCGAATATCAAGCGAAAGAAGAATTCGATAACGGCAAAATAACGGCTCAGAAACCTCTAGGGTTCCCAGGGCAAGGAGCTGTAACGGTTAGGCTTGGTCCTCTTTTCTACTGGGCTTGGGGAAAAGCCGAAGCGGAAGGAGGTATCGGGTTTCATCCACACTCTGGGTTTGAGATTATGACTTATGGAATAGCTGGCCAAGGACTTCACAGAGATACAACTGGAAGCGAAAGTATCCTTGGTCCTGGTGATCTTCAACTCATGCAAACGGGCTCGGGTGTTCAGCACGCCGAAAGCGTCGAAGCGGGCTTCCAGGGTTTTCAAATTTGGCTTGAGCCTTATTTGAATGAAGCGGTAAAACGTGCACCAAACTATTCTCTGTTCAAGCACGAGCAGTTTCCTCAGACACATCAGGATGGAGTGAATGTAAAGACGATATTGGGAGAAGGTTCACCCGTCCTACAATTAGTGGCTGTTGCGCGAATGTTTGACGTAGAGATTCAGCCAGGAGCGTCATACGTCCACAAGCTATTGCCGAACCAGACACTTGCAGGATTGTCGTTTAAAGGCGCCGGTGGTTCCATTTTAGTGCCTGGACAAGATCCCGTTACATTTCAGAATAAAGACTTTGCCATCGTTCAATGTGAAAAGGAGGGAGAAATCAGCATCCGTGCTGAAGGAGAGAAGCTTCGAATTTTTCTAATCGAAGTCCCTACAGAAGTGGAATATCCATTGTATGATAAACGCAAATAA
- a CDS encoding MarR family winged helix-turn-helix transcriptional regulator codes for MADRDAEGKALDLRLIRVINNAMKVLFVSLERAIDSYGLSLETFRILEFLYNKGPHSIQIISDTFSIPSGSITYVVDKLEKKGFVERLPIPGDRRKTNVALTGEGRRYFDNIFPKHVQTLSDNLSFATDGEKLELIHVLKKIGYGIKNREGNTNNDGSDSF; via the coding sequence ATGGCTGATCGCGACGCTGAGGGTAAGGCTCTTGATTTAAGACTGATACGCGTTATAAATAACGCGATGAAAGTGCTGTTCGTAAGCTTAGAACGTGCCATTGACAGCTATGGTCTCAGTTTAGAAACCTTCCGAATTCTCGAGTTTCTTTACAATAAAGGTCCGCATTCCATCCAGATAATAAGCGATACTTTCTCGATTCCCAGCGGGAGTATCACCTACGTGGTCGATAAGCTGGAGAAGAAGGGGTTCGTGGAACGGCTCCCCATCCCGGGTGATCGACGTAAAACAAATGTGGCATTGACCGGGGAAGGACGACGTTACTTCGATAATATCTTCCCAAAGCATGTTCAAACGCTCTCCGACAATTTGTCCTTCGCAACGGACGGGGAGAAGCTCGAACTTATTCACGTGCTGAAGAAAATTGGATATGGTATCAAGAATCGTGAAGGCAATACGAATAATGATGGATCAGATTCTTTTTGA
- a CDS encoding LLM class flavin-dependent oxidoreductase codes for MEIGVDTFVETTPDVKTGKTISHAERLREVVEEIVLADQVGLDIFGVGEHHRKEFADSATVVVLAAAASMTKRIRLTSSVTVLSAVDPVRLFQQFATLDGISNGRAEIIAGRGSMVDAFPLFGYDLKDYDELYAEKLELLLKIRDSEKVTWKGKHRSAITNLGVYPRPVQNSLPVWLGSGGNAQSVIRAGELGLPLVLAIIGGSPLQFAPLVPLYKNAATRAGHDASKLPIAVHSLGFIAESNSLAAEKYFPPTQAVFNSMSKERGWGHYSRSQFDASCSPEGAFYVGDPETVANKIIYMQKHLGFSRFFLHLPAGTMPHEDVMKAIELLGTEVAPRVREEVARWEAEEKFSDDNNSRQTL; via the coding sequence ATGGAAATAGGTGTAGATACATTTGTCGAAACAACTCCGGATGTTAAAACGGGCAAGACAATAAGTCATGCGGAGCGGTTGCGTGAGGTTGTTGAAGAAATCGTCCTTGCCGATCAGGTTGGGTTGGATATATTTGGGGTCGGTGAGCATCATCGTAAGGAATTTGCGGATTCCGCTACTGTCGTTGTGCTGGCGGCAGCGGCGTCCATGACTAAAAGGATACGCTTAACCAGCTCGGTTACCGTGCTCTCTGCAGTTGATCCAGTACGTTTGTTTCAGCAATTTGCCACGCTCGATGGTATTTCAAATGGACGTGCTGAGATTATCGCGGGTCGAGGCTCTATGGTCGATGCGTTCCCATTGTTTGGTTATGATTTAAAAGACTATGATGAGCTTTACGCGGAAAAATTGGAACTATTATTAAAAATAAGGGACTCGGAGAAGGTAACCTGGAAAGGAAAGCATCGATCGGCCATTACGAATCTGGGTGTGTATCCGCGTCCGGTTCAGAACTCTTTACCCGTATGGCTTGGCAGTGGGGGTAATGCGCAATCGGTAATACGAGCAGGGGAACTGGGACTGCCTCTTGTTTTGGCGATCATTGGCGGGAGCCCCTTGCAATTTGCTCCGCTCGTGCCGCTCTATAAGAACGCTGCTACTCGTGCAGGACATGATGCATCGAAATTACCGATTGCCGTACACTCACTCGGGTTCATTGCGGAGAGTAACTCGCTTGCAGCCGAGAAGTATTTCCCACCCACTCAGGCAGTGTTTAATTCAATGAGTAAAGAGCGTGGTTGGGGACATTATAGCCGTTCACAATTCGATGCCTCATGCAGCCCAGAAGGCGCATTCTACGTAGGCGATCCCGAAACGGTGGCCAACAAAATTATTTATATGCAAAAACATTTAGGCTTCTCACGATTTTTCCTACATTTACCTGCCGGCACCATGCCACATGAGGATGTTATGAAAGCCATTGAACTATTGGGAACGGAAGTCGCCCCGCGAGTTCGTGAAGAGGTCGCAAGATGGGAAGCTGAAGAAAAATTTTCTGATGATAATAACAGTCGACAAACCCTTTAG
- a CDS encoding alpha/beta fold hydrolase — translation MLMHGFPDNLHIYDDVVPYLVAGGRRVVVFDFIGFGASDKPAGAKYSFEQQLGDLHAVVESLGLDKIVPVGMIHPVPRRSTMRSNIRSMSIPFAYSTGLSLVTIRYSGTSRYGYVRRRVSKSMTYNFFTHFLEKLKGRKQDDE, via the coding sequence GTGCTAATGCACGGCTTTCCTGACAATTTGCATATTTACGATGATGTGGTTCCCTACCTGGTTGCAGGAGGAAGAAGAGTCGTCGTATTCGATTTCATTGGCTTTGGCGCTTCCGACAAACCAGCTGGAGCAAAATATAGCTTCGAGCAGCAATTAGGCGATCTCCATGCGGTAGTCGAAAGCTTGGGACTCGACAAAATCGTTCCGGTGGGCATGATTCATCCGGTCCCGCGGCGGTCAACTATGCGATCGAACATCCGGAGCATGTCGATTCCATTTGCCTACTCAACCGGCCTGTCATTGGTTACAATTCGATATTCCGGAACAAGTCGCTACGGTTATGTTAGGAGACGCGTAAGCAAATCCATGACTTATAATTTTTTTACACATTTTTTGGAAAAACTAAAAGGGAGAAAACAAGACGATGAGTAA
- a CDS encoding SDR family NAD(P)-dependent oxidoreductase: MSKVWLITGSSTGFGRQFVEQLLQAGDKVVATARKLEAIQDFKKMAPDRVHLAAMDVTNKGQIESAVQEAVDVFGKIDIVVNNAGYGLFGMLEEYTDEQIRKQFDVNVFGVLDVIRATLPVFKRQGSGHFVNFSSFFGTWSMPPYSLYAASKFAVEGFSEAFEKEFASFGIKTTIVEPAVFATEFLGNSLEQTEKKQEYAHLYEAYEKGISNIKIGDPAKAVELIISVIKSDHSPLRLAVGSQAAYTIREAYTKRLEEVNTWWERSAEAD; the protein is encoded by the coding sequence ATGAGTAAAGTATGGTTGATTACAGGAAGTTCGACAGGATTTGGGCGACAATTTGTGGAGCAGCTGCTTCAAGCAGGGGACAAAGTCGTCGCGACGGCGCGTAAACTTGAAGCTATTCAGGATTTTAAAAAAATGGCACCGGATCGTGTTCACCTTGCTGCCATGGACGTTACAAACAAGGGTCAAATTGAATCCGCTGTTCAAGAAGCCGTTGACGTTTTCGGTAAAATCGATATTGTTGTGAATAATGCCGGATACGGGCTGTTCGGCATGCTGGAAGAGTATACGGATGAACAGATCCGGAAGCAGTTCGACGTCAACGTGTTCGGTGTACTGGACGTCATTCGAGCGACCCTCCCCGTCTTTAAACGTCAAGGATCGGGACATTTCGTTAATTTTTCATCGTTCTTCGGAACCTGGTCCATGCCTCCGTACAGCCTGTACGCTGCATCCAAGTTTGCCGTCGAAGGCTTCTCCGAAGCATTCGAGAAAGAGTTCGCAAGCTTCGGAATCAAGACGACGATTGTTGAGCCTGCCGTGTTCGCTACCGAGTTTCTGGGTAACTCGCTGGAGCAGACTGAGAAGAAACAAGAATATGCTCACCTGTATGAAGCATATGAGAAAGGAATATCGAACATCAAGATCGGAGACCCAGCAAAAGCAGTGGAATTGATCATTTCTGTTATAAAAAGCGATCATTCGCCGCTTCGCTTGGCCGTTGGCTCACAAGCGGCATATACGATTCGCGAAGCCTATACCAAGCGGCTTGAAGAGGTTAATACATGGTGGGAGCGTTCGGCTGAAGCGGACTAA
- a CDS encoding sensor histidine kinase has protein sequence MDTMQLYAQLMQSHERLQEYALQTEEWAAARERVRIARDIHDTVGHKLTALLVQMQVARKLSRLDSLRSEQAYLESEDLIRSALQEVRLSVRAIRDESITSTSLNESLTSLAEEFTKFAKVHTVLEVEGTPVALPGDLQLTAYRIVQESLTNAQKHGHATNIVILLTYAETGFSLSIRNDGELPAELKPGFGLINLQERVKEWNGEVHFRMDQKTGFAVEVKLPYSKTEMERQN, from the coding sequence ATGGATACAATGCAACTGTATGCACAATTGATGCAATCCCACGAGCGGCTGCAGGAGTATGCACTCCAAACGGAGGAATGGGCAGCCGCAAGGGAAAGAGTGAGAATTGCACGGGATATTCATGATACGGTTGGTCATAAACTGACGGCATTGTTGGTTCAAATGCAAGTGGCTCGCAAGCTAAGCAGGCTGGATTCTTTACGCAGTGAGCAAGCCTACTTGGAATCTGAGGATTTAATTAGATCTGCCTTGCAAGAGGTACGTCTATCCGTAAGGGCTATACGAGACGAGTCTATTACATCTACTTCTTTAAATGAAAGCCTTACCAGCTTAGCAGAAGAGTTTACCAAATTTGCAAAGGTTCATACTGTTCTTGAAGTCGAAGGTACACCCGTTGCCCTCCCGGGCGATCTTCAATTGACGGCTTATCGAATTGTACAGGAATCCCTTACCAATGCTCAGAAGCATGGCCATGCGACCAATATTGTCATTTTGTTGACCTATGCCGAAACCGGATTTTCTCTAAGCATACGTAATGACGGGGAGCTGCCTGCCGAACTGAAGCCGGGGTTTGGTTTGATAAATTTGCAAGAAAGGGTGAAGGAGTGGAACGGAGAAGTGCATTTTAGGATGGATCAGAAGACAGGCTTTGCTGTTGAAGTTAAGCTTCCTTATTCTAAAACGGAAATGGAGCGACAAAATTGA
- a CDS encoding TetR/AcrR family transcriptional regulator codes for MENRKTQILNLALKLIREKGYVAISYDDLSKQLGVTKASIHYHFEKKEDLGVAVIERIQQNLENYLLFINNSTMTVEEKLMHFIARQIEICGEGICPISSLQSDFVSLPDIIRQKVQEVSQFEIKVLISILTEGYNEDIVQKSEEVEALAYTILSCIKGALQYKRTLGKDVVSQVLNQINRLIKS; via the coding sequence ATGGAAAATCGAAAAACACAAATATTAAACCTAGCGCTAAAACTTATTCGAGAAAAAGGTTATGTTGCCATAAGTTATGATGATCTGTCTAAGCAATTGGGCGTAACCAAGGCAAGCATTCATTATCATTTTGAAAAAAAGGAGGATTTAGGTGTTGCCGTTATCGAGCGGATACAACAAAATTTAGAGAATTACTTACTATTTATTAATAATTCTACGATGACAGTAGAAGAGAAGCTTATGCATTTCATTGCTAGACAAATTGAAATATGCGGGGAAGGGATATGTCCAATATCATCTCTACAATCTGATTTTGTATCCTTACCAGATATTATTAGACAAAAGGTACAGGAGGTAAGTCAGTTTGAAATAAAGGTTTTAATAAGTATTCTTACAGAAGGGTATAATGAAGATATCGTTCAAAAATCAGAAGAGGTTGAAGCACTAGCTTATACCATTCTGTCATGTATAAAAGGTGCTCTGCAATATAAACGAACATTGGGGAAGGATGTAGTATCCCAAGTTCTGAATCAGATAAACCGTCTTATTAAAAGTTAA
- a CDS encoding MFS transporter, giving the protein MMSCGATFISSLFPLYGEHYKLSSLEITILFAVYAAILLPTLLVVGARGSAWGLKRVLRFSIWVSIASTLLFIGSFNVWMLYAARILEGIAYGAFTGTASAFLLKQTSHDKVGTAIKLSGVIVNIGFGLGPAISGLIVQYMHFQPLRLPYWFLLGMLLSSLVFLEMLPKREDSQAQKPAKTKISLGVPENIRSQFLSFIGLPIFILFTLGGSVFSLIPSFVKNVIHTTNLSISGLLILVLLGGGALMQFFPWPRNPVTRMRIGILFLAIGSWIVVISGQTASLFLLWTGIFIQAIGAGWTFQVSLRFASQLPKPEERPRVISAFYFYAYSGFIVPPVGVGVLTQFFSLNFSLILLNLFAALMVIYVLIYSVKFNRFYSKGISQ; this is encoded by the coding sequence ATGATGTCCTGTGGAGCTACGTTTATTTCCTCATTATTCCCTTTGTATGGGGAGCATTATAAGCTGAGTAGTTTGGAAATCACCATTTTGTTCGCCGTATATGCCGCTATCCTGCTGCCGACCTTGCTTGTTGTGGGCGCCAGAGGGAGCGCCTGGGGGTTGAAAAGGGTTCTTCGCTTCAGTATATGGGTTTCCATCGCATCGACGTTACTCTTTATAGGGAGTTTCAACGTATGGATGCTCTATGCGGCAAGGATCTTGGAAGGCATCGCCTATGGTGCTTTTACAGGTACTGCTAGCGCTTTTTTATTAAAACAAACCTCACACGATAAAGTGGGTACAGCAATTAAGTTATCGGGAGTAATCGTAAACATCGGTTTTGGCCTTGGCCCAGCTATTTCAGGCTTAATTGTGCAATATATGCATTTTCAGCCTCTTCGTTTGCCATATTGGTTTCTGCTCGGCATGTTATTGAGTTCCTTGGTATTTCTGGAAATGTTACCGAAGCGCGAAGATTCCCAAGCACAGAAACCGGCTAAAACTAAAATTTCGCTTGGTGTTCCCGAAAATATTCGTTCCCAGTTCTTGTCTTTTATTGGACTTCCGATTTTTATTCTTTTCACGTTAGGTGGAAGTGTGTTTTCTCTTATTCCATCTTTCGTTAAGAATGTTATTCACACCACCAATCTCTCTATTTCCGGGTTGTTAATATTGGTGCTTCTAGGCGGGGGGGCCTTGATGCAGTTCTTTCCTTGGCCGCGTAATCCCGTTACACGGATGCGTATAGGAATCCTATTTCTTGCCATTGGATCGTGGATTGTTGTTATTTCTGGTCAGACAGCGAGTTTATTTTTGCTTTGGACCGGCATATTCATTCAAGCAATTGGCGCCGGATGGACGTTTCAAGTTTCTTTAAGATTTGCCAGCCAGTTGCCGAAGCCGGAAGAACGTCCGCGAGTCATTTCGGCATTTTATTTCTATGCATACTCAGGATTCATTGTTCCCCCTGTTGGCGTCGGAGTGCTGACTCAATTTTTTAGTTTAAACTTCTCGTTGATTCTTCTAAATTTGTTTGCTGCGCTAATGGTTATCTATGTGTTAATTTATTCAGTCAAATTTAATCGTTTTTATTCTAAAGGTATATCACAATAA
- a CDS encoding TetR/AcrR family transcriptional regulator, producing MNNNKNTAEIILDTAQSIVQDAGFNGFSYAHIAEKVGIRTASIHYHFPNKEDLGEALIARYHRHFISAIAQIDTETQNNLEKLRKFTLLYGGPVQDYCTCLGVMLSTDLATLSGKTREGLAQLFTANLEWLERVMEQGRREEHLNFKGAADVQAHQFLASLQGAQLLARSFRDLAKFNMIAEGLLSALT from the coding sequence ATGAACAATAATAAGAATACAGCAGAGATTATTTTGGATACTGCCCAATCCATTGTGCAGGATGCCGGGTTTAACGGATTCAGCTATGCACACATTGCAGAAAAAGTAGGGATACGCACTGCCAGTATTCATTACCATTTCCCAAACAAGGAGGATTTAGGGGAAGCGCTGATTGCACGGTATCACAGACATTTTATTTCTGCAATAGCTCAAATCGATACCGAAACACAGAACAATTTGGAAAAGCTACGAAAATTCACTTTGCTTTACGGTGGCCCTGTTCAAGATTATTGTACTTGTCTAGGCGTCATGCTTTCAACTGACCTGGCTACTTTATCAGGTAAGACACGAGAAGGGCTGGCTCAGCTTTTCACCGCTAATTTAGAATGGTTGGAAAGAGTCATGGAACAGGGACGGCGAGAAGAGCATCTAAACTTTAAAGGTGCTGCGGATGTGCAAGCCCATCAATTTCTTGCTTCGCTTCAAGGTGCGCAGTTACTTGCAAGAAGTTTTCGGGATTTAGCTAAGTTTAACATGATAGCCGAAGGATTATTATCCGCTTTAACTTAA
- a CDS encoding NIPSNAP family protein, whose amino-acid sequence MLYELRVYHMNPGKMQAIQDRFRDHVIQLFMNHGMKVTHFWEDVEETNNRLYYVVEHANMELRNLNYDRFRNDPEWIELKRITELDGPLVDKQESIFMKNVSFFENK is encoded by the coding sequence ATGTTGTATGAGCTGCGTGTGTATCATATGAATCCTGGCAAGATGCAGGCAATACAAGATAGGTTCAGAGATCATGTAATTCAATTATTTATGAATCATGGCATGAAAGTGACGCATTTTTGGGAAGACGTTGAAGAAACAAATAACCGTCTTTATTATGTTGTCGAGCATGCCAATATGGAATTGCGTAACCTCAACTACGATCGTTTCCGCAACGATCCTGAATGGATAGAACTAAAGCGAATTACAGAACTTGATGGACCATTAGTGGACAAACAAGAAAGTATATTTATGAAAAACGTATCATTTTTCGAGAATAAATGA
- a CDS encoding NAD(P)H-dependent oxidoreductase, translated as MKTLVIVTHPNIDASNWNKAWLEELQKHDDITIHELYKAYPDENIDVSSEQLLIEAHDRIIFQYPLYWYSTPPLLKKWFDSVLQYNWAYGPDGNKTAGKEIGVAISTYGTEESYQASGFNRFTLQEILRPIEALARFISASYLPHFALNDTSDVTAERLAQSSIDYIHHIKTVKTLVNS; from the coding sequence ATGAAAACTTTAGTAATCGTTACTCACCCGAATATCGACGCATCCAACTGGAATAAAGCATGGTTGGAAGAATTGCAGAAGCATGATGATATCACGATTCATGAATTATATAAGGCATATCCAGACGAAAATATCGATGTTTCTAGTGAGCAGCTGTTGATTGAGGCGCATGACCGGATTATTTTCCAATATCCGCTTTATTGGTACAGTACACCGCCATTACTCAAAAAGTGGTTTGATTCCGTATTGCAATACAACTGGGCCTACGGACCAGATGGCAATAAAACAGCAGGTAAAGAAATCGGTGTTGCGATCTCGACTTACGGTACGGAAGAGTCGTATCAAGCAAGCGGGTTCAATCGCTTTACACTGCAAGAAATATTACGACCGATAGAAGCGCTTGCTCGATTTATCAGTGCCTCTTATTTGCCTCACTTTGCACTAAACGATACTTCTGATGTTACAGCTGAACGATTAGCACAGAGCAGCATCGATTACATTCATCATATTAAAACTGTAAAGACATTGGTGAATAGTTAA
- a CDS encoding DsbA family oxidoreductase produces MNDLIIDVYMDTMCPWCRMGTSSLLTALKQLPKDKKATVRWHAFQINTGIRPEGEDYRQVMIGRLGGIPQFEARLKQYNEYGESYDLKYNMDIVKYMPNTTLSHQLIAIAPEDKKEQLIENIYTAYFEEGINIGDVDALVQIAKASGVTNDDAELKKRLMNGDGIEKVELGQRNAQKLGIRGVPYFVINEEISLSGLQSPDEFIKLFENN; encoded by the coding sequence ATGAATGACTTGATCATTGACGTTTATATGGATACGATGTGTCCCTGGTGTCGTATGGGAACATCTAGTTTGTTAACCGCTTTGAAACAATTGCCCAAAGATAAAAAGGCAACCGTCCGTTGGCATGCTTTTCAGATTAATACTGGTATTCGTCCTGAAGGTGAAGATTATCGGCAGGTTATGATTGGCAGATTAGGCGGGATTCCTCAATTCGAAGCAAGATTGAAGCAATATAACGAATACGGGGAAAGTTATGACCTTAAATATAATATGGATATTGTAAAATATATGCCCAATACGACTTTATCCCATCAATTAATAGCTATCGCTCCAGAGGACAAGAAAGAGCAATTAATTGAGAATATCTATACTGCTTATTTTGAAGAGGGTATTAACATCGGAGATGTGGATGCACTTGTGCAAATAGCAAAAGCAAGCGGGGTCACTAACGATGATGCTGAGCTAAAAAAGCGGCTTATGAATGGTGATGGAATTGAGAAAGTTGAATTAGGACAACGTAATGCGCAAAAGTTGGGGATTAGAGGGGTTCCTTACTTTGTAATAAATGAGGAGATCAGTTTATCTGGACTACAATCTCCAGATGAATTTATTAAATTGTTTGAGAATAATTAA
- the wrbA gene encoding NAD(P)H:quinone oxidoreductase: MNIFQKLFKKETTQMSSKVNLAVIYYSSNGTNFQLAQWAAEGGLQAGADVKILKVPETAPQSVIDGSPTWKAHLEATKDIPTVSLADLEWADAIIFSMPTRFGNLPAQMKQFLDTTGSLWFQGKTVNKVVSAMTSAQNPNAGQEQTILQLYTSMYHWGAIVAAPGFTDPSVFVAGGNPYGTSVTVDQNGAMKEDVRAAAEHQAKRTVTVAKWVKNGLGQ, encoded by the coding sequence ATGAATATATTTCAAAAACTATTTAAAAAGGAGACTACACAAATGTCATCAAAAGTGAATTTAGCCGTCATCTATTACAGTTCTAATGGTACTAACTTTCAATTGGCTCAATGGGCAGCGGAAGGAGGTCTTCAAGCTGGGGCAGATGTAAAAATTCTAAAAGTACCGGAAACTGCGCCACAATCCGTTATTGATGGTAGTCCAACTTGGAAAGCTCATCTTGAAGCAACCAAAGATATTCCTACCGTGTCTTTGGCAGATTTGGAATGGGCTGATGCGATCATCTTTAGTATGCCTACCCGATTCGGTAATCTTCCCGCTCAAATGAAACAGTTCCTCGATACAACAGGTAGTCTTTGGTTCCAAGGCAAAACGGTGAATAAAGTCGTGAGTGCCATGACTTCCGCTCAAAATCCGAATGCTGGACAGGAACAAACAATCCTTCAACTGTACACGTCAATGTACCACTGGGGTGCGATTGTGGCAGCTCCCGGATTTACAGATCCATCGGTATTTGTTGCTGGAGGGAATCCATACGGTACAAGTGTAACAGTGGATCAAAATGGAGCGATGAAGGAAGACGTGCGCGCGGCCGCTGAACATCAAGCAAAACGTACAGTAACTGTTGCTAAATGGGTTAAAAACGGTTTAGGTCAATAA
- a CDS encoding SDR family NAD(P)-dependent oxidoreductase produces MDIQGKVFVITGGSSGLGKAMAIEMVNRGANVVINGRGEQALAEVAKEIDPTGKQVRFVAGNVADPKTAQRLIDESLAHYGRIDTLVNNAGIFMSKPFTEYSEEDFATYLSTNVVGFFHVTQRAVGEMLKQGTGHIITITTSLVDQPSVAVPSVLASLTKGGLKSATKSLAIEYASKGIRVNAVSPGVIKTPMHPVESHDALAKLHPMGRMGESHDIVEAVLYLDSANFVTGEILYVDGGQNAGH; encoded by the coding sequence ATGGATATTCAGGGAAAAGTTTTTGTGATAACTGGCGGAAGCAGCGGTCTTGGGAAAGCTATGGCGATTGAGATGGTGAATCGAGGAGCGAATGTAGTCATCAATGGACGCGGCGAACAAGCGTTGGCTGAAGTTGCAAAAGAAATTGATCCTACAGGAAAACAAGTGCGGTTTGTTGCCGGTAATGTTGCAGATCCTAAGACCGCGCAGCGCTTAATCGACGAAAGTTTGGCTCACTATGGACGCATCGATACCCTAGTTAATAATGCAGGGATTTTCATGTCCAAGCCATTTACGGAATATTCAGAAGAGGACTTTGCAACGTATTTATCCACGAATGTCGTCGGCTTCTTCCACGTTACCCAACGTGCGGTGGGTGAGATGCTTAAACAAGGAACGGGACACATCATTACCATAACGACGAGTCTGGTTGACCAACCATCGGTTGCCGTTCCTTCCGTACTCGCCTCATTAACGAAGGGCGGTCTGAAATCGGCGACGAAATCATTAGCCATTGAGTATGCTTCCAAAGGAATTCGGGTGAATGCAGTCTCACCTGGGGTAATTAAAACACCAATGCACCCTGTTGAATCACACGATGCTCTAGCTAAATTGCATCCTATGGGACGCATGGGTGAGTCACATGATATCGTCGAAGCAGTCTTATACTTGGATTCAGCCAACTTCGTAACTGGTGAGATCCTTTATGTTGATGGCGGACAGAATGCTGGTCACTAA
- a CDS encoding 4-oxalocrotonate tautomerase family protein has translation MPFVTIQVTREGTAPNRESVTAEEKAALIKGVSELLLNVLNKPLESTFVVIEEVDTENWGWGGQPVLEYRQQLADKRK, from the coding sequence ATGCCGTTCGTTACGATCCAAGTGACCCGTGAGGGCACCGCACCAAATCGTGAGTCTGTCACAGCGGAAGAGAAGGCGGCGCTTATTAAAGGGGTCAGCGAGCTTTTGCTCAACGTTCTGAACAAGCCGTTAGAATCAACTTTCGTAGTTATCGAAGAGGTTGACACCGAGAATTGGGGTTGGGGCGGTCAGCCTGTGTTGGAGTATCGCCAACAGCTTGCCGATAAGAGGAAGTAA
- a CDS encoding cell wall hydrolase, which translates to MAVVKARKQDIDMLARLLRAEAVGEGEKGMLLVGNVGINRIRANCSDFKQLRTIPQMINQPHAFEALLHGMYYQKARESERRLARRAVNGERNWPARFSLWYFRPGTAKAPLPCPPTWYNQPHVGRYKLHCFYEPTAKECENVYNTF; encoded by the coding sequence ATGGCAGTCGTAAAAGCTAGGAAACAGGATATTGATATGTTGGCAAGGTTGCTTCGAGCCGAAGCGGTGGGCGAAGGCGAAAAGGGTATGCTCCTTGTTGGAAATGTTGGCATTAACCGAATAAGAGCGAATTGCTCCGATTTTAAACAACTCCGGACAATTCCCCAAATGATCAACCAGCCGCATGCGTTCGAAGCGTTGCTTCATGGTATGTACTATCAAAAGGCAAGAGAGAGTGAACGCCGTCTGGCGCGAAGGGCTGTGAATGGGGAGCGGAATTGGCCGGCCAGATTCTCCCTTTGGTATTTTCGTCCGGGAACGGCCAAAGCTCCCCTGCCATGTCCGCCGACCTGGTATAATCAGCCGCACGTAGGACGATACAAGCTCCATTGTTTTTATGAACCGACCGCGAAAGAATGTGAAAATGTATATAATACGTTTTAA